In Cucurbita pepo subsp. pepo cultivar mu-cu-16 chromosome LG10, ASM280686v2, whole genome shotgun sequence, the DNA window ctcaaagtttttaaaacgtgtctgctagggtgCAAGGGAGAAGcttttacactcttataaagaatatttcagctagggagaggtttctatactcttataaactccgtttcattctcctccccaaccgatgtgggatctcacacttagTAACGAAATTGTAGAGTAAATAGATAGAACTAAAAGAGTTACTAAGCTAGTGCATTATACAAGACATTTAAAGGggatatgaaaataaagtatttctCAGTCATCTCAAAAACTACACATGTAAACAGGATATGCTCAAGAATGTATAACATACGTACTTTGAAAAGTAGCATCTACCTCAGCTAACCAGCCTATGAGACAATGATCAGCCAAAAAACTCATCATGGTGGCCTTTCCAGTTCACTGCAGCAATTCTACTCCAGAGTCAAATTGGAAATTTCCCCTTCAGCCAAAATGATAGCCACACTGAAATGACTCCTAGGAACTGTCTCCTACGGCCTCTCCAGCTCGGAGACAGCCGTCTTAAACTCAGCCCGCTAACGCATCTCATATATCTGGCGTTCGCGGCACAGCCAAGCCTTAAGCAGCTGCTTATCTTTCTTGGATCTACGCCCATTCGAATCAGGGTTGTAGCCTAAGAAGCGATCGGAATTCGATTGGGAAAGTAAGAGAGGTGGTTTGAACCAGCCAGAGactgagagagagaataatgGCGAACGAAGTGGGCTCGGAATTGCAAGAGGAATTGGGAGAATCGACATTTATTTGCGGGAACTTTGGAGCTGAAGAAATGAAGTGGCAATAATGGTTTTCACAGCCGCAGTGATGAAGAAACGGTGGAGGAAGAGTCGCCGTTGAGATATTCACAGTTGCAGTGATGGCGGCAACGGGTGGCGGGTAGGATTTTATGGGCCCTATGGACGTCTTCGATACCATAGTACTGAAAAGCCCGTAATGCAAAGGGGCCAATGGGCTTTTActattttgataatattttttaaattaaaaataataattttttaaaaaaattattattaaaatatcatttaatcctcattctatttttatttttatgtttatgtttttaaaaattaactttgcttcattataattttttttaatctgttTTTCTAATTCATATTCGAATTCTATCggttccaaaaaaaaaaaaaaataaataaataaacaaatttgatttattatcgttttaaaattttattaaaatttaatgacaagtttatttctaataaataaaataaaataattcagcTTAAAcaggtttaaattttaatttatataaaataagtcACTGTCAGATTTAAGAAATGGTTGAATCATGAGttaaaatggaagagagaagaaatcaaagagaGATACTGTAAAGTATAAATAAACGGAGTTTCATTCCTTCactataatttaaacaaaataaaaataaaaaaagtcccagaatatttgatatgaactaagaaacatcaatcatacaatatatttcaataaatgtgtgaagaaaatattgttaaaattatcaaaaagatatttcaattcatatcACATCGAATAAGAAAGTTTCATgctataaattttgggtggattataatttagagtaattgtatttcattcatgtattttaagattttttatttactttaagttacaattacataatagTTAATTATGGCCAGAATGTTAAACCCTTAGGATGTCTTtcatagtttcattttgaggatATATAAAGCCTAacgaaatttgaaaaatacagTAGAAGGAGCCTTTGTGCTTTCTTtggccaatgactaagtttctttgtaattctacgtagtttaggttgcatgtataatcattcaagctcgacatgatcaatcttacttgtgaagtgattcaaatctcaaacaagtgttcttgcgttgagatatttgatcaacaagaatcattcaagctatactgatcgatcttacttgtggagtgattcgaatctcaaacaatgttcttgccttgagatattcgatcaacaacgtaatccgaatcttactcccatTGTAGTGAGTCTTCATCGTATCATTataacattttaagaaatagtttttatttaagaataaattagatattattaatagtttacaagtatttttttagattttttttatcaatttaatctaaaaaaaaaaaaaagaaaaaaactatggCACACAGGTCAATAAATCAAGGTTTTCGCggcaaaaataattaaatatgatattttttgcaataaaataaaatgaaaaaaaattggttacGGAAACAATTTctaatatgaatataaaattttataagatcGGGGCTGTCTCCTTTCTTAGATTGTTGAAAATCTGCACTATAGTACAGCTCATAATATCAATCCATTAATActggaataatttttttgtcaaattttgaaaaataaaattattcatatattaatttaaaaaaaaaaatacaaaaggaaaacatgTTGGTTCCATTATAGTGGACAATGAATGAGCAATGTGGtttgtttattataaaataattaatatttttttggttaaataattatgaacattattataaatataaaacttatacataaatgatattatgttccctCAATTGCAATCTTAATTCTATATCTTATATTTTCAGCATCACACCACACGTGTATACCCCCAAATTTTCCTGCTTTTCCCCAAACAGTGcccattaattttattaattaaaaatcgaCCCCTGCTTCTCCGACGAACTTTCCTTTCCGCCCACCGCCCACCGCCCACTCCAATGTCGGATCCAGAAGCCCTATTTATTTCCGATCTCCCAAACTCTGTAAATCGCACCTCCAAAATTATGCCTCCATTTCTATTCCTTCTCTTCATCTTCGCCAATGCTCTTCTTGGTTCTGTCGCTGTCGGAGCCGCTCCATCACCGACCGCGGCCGAACCACCTTCCGGCAGAAAGCTCGGGAAGCACCACAGTACGGCGGTTGTTTTTTCGAGTCCGTCTGAAGCACCGCGACGTGAAAAGAAAGTCTCGACGGCGAACGACGGTGGTACGGGGAATGAGATTGAATTGGAAAATCATGAGCATCATAAGTCGATAGATAAGTCTGTCGCCGGCGGTGGCGTGATATTGGGCGGACTCGCCACCACGTTTTTGGTGGCGATTGTATGTTACATTAGAGCTACGAGGCGACAGAGTGAAGTTAGCCTCTGAGACGACATGTCGTACGAGTTGTTTGTTGgtaattgcattttttttttttttttaaaggaggTTGcaattgtaattaattataaagatATAAAAGTGAAAGGATTAAATATAATGTATTGTTCTCTTTATTTTGGTGGAATTTGATTGGTGAATTGcaccaaataaaacaatattggAAATTGCTAATTAAGTGTTAACTTATttgtgttagacgaacacgactctccacaatggtatgatattgtctactttgagtagcccaaaatgcctcataccaatggagagaatattatttgtttgcccacgtgggactttcatcatccaacagctctcctcgaacaaagcacgtcttcccttaatcgagactcgacttctttggagtcttagtcatttttaaCTGCTTTCGTACCTTCAaggaggcttgactcatttttctttttggagtcatttgttcgacgtttgaggatttaccaatgcCTTCATAcattcgaggaggcttgactcctttttctttttggagtgcTTTGTtggacatttgaggatttaccaatctattggcacgactaagtttaggacatagctctgataccatgttagacgaacacgactctccacaatgatgtgatattgtccactttgagcataagctctcatgactttgctttggacttctctAACGAGAgaatattctttgtttataaacccttgatgagactttcatcatccaaccgttgaactaaaaataaataaattactatCCGTTAAATCCCTAATTTAGTCTTCAAAAGTCAATTTAATGTCtaattatacatttaattttcaactttggaccctataaattttgtaaatctttttaaaaatatgatttgaagaccaattaaaatttacacttttaaatatattataaccttttaaaaattttaagacatttatccttttatttttgttccattgtaatttttatttttaagatataataattttgatttctaaATTGTCagaaaaattttatttaaactctaaatgttaaaaattttcattttgatttttgctatattattttgtgagttacatttcgtttattgtattgttttattttattttcttcaataattttaataacatgtttccaagttattttaaaatatttattttctcgtGCTTCAAACTTGAAAGTCTCTCTGAACNaaaataaaaaatgaaaaaaagaaaaagaaaaagaaaaagaaaaaatgaaacaatcaatgatctccacaatggtatgatgttgttcattttgagtataagctctcatggttttgctttgggtttccctaaaatgtctcatatcaatgaagatagtattccttgattataaacccacaattattttctaaattagtcgatgtggaactttcatcCAATACCTCCTATCGAACAAAttacgtctccccttaatcgaggctcaactcattttcttttggagttcttagtcattttttactatgccttcgaggcaggaggctcgactcctctTTTCGAgtcttaatcatttttttactatggCTTCGAGGCTCATAATACTTTTGTTCGACAGTTAAGGATTTTATTGATGTGACtaaatttagggcatgactctggtATGTTAAAAATCActtatctccattagtatgagaccttttggggaaacccaaagcaaagtcatgagaacttatgcttgTGGACAACAtctataccattgtggagattccttattcctaacattttgattttaaattattaaatatatgtttatagtaattttttaccattaaaaaaatgttagtttaatattttcaaaattactgttaactaatatatataacattaatCATTAAGTAGAACAACaaggggatgtagctcagatggtagagcgctcgcttagcatgcgagaggtacggggatCGATACCCCGCATCTCCAATATTTTGGCtattatatcaatttatttcGGTATTAAACAAATGGTACTTATTTCCGAGTAATATTCAAACatgtgggcgtgccggagtggttatcgggcatgactagaaatcatgtgggctctgcccgcgcaggttcgaatcctgccgctcacgtttttgtcatttttattttgttttcctatTTCAATCACCATTTtgtttggttcattttttGAGTTGTTATATAAAGTTTTGCTGGGTACATATGGGAAGAATTTGATGATAATCCTTATAGAAAATGAATGTACTTACTCATTTATGGATTAATTTGGTTCTTAAAATAGTTTTAGTTTCAATTGCTTTTCTTATGTGCATTTTTAGTTTATTCCTTTTGATAACAATTCAACCTCTAATTAANaaaaaaaaaaaaaaaaaaaaaaaaaaaaaaaaaatccattaaaTCCACCTTGGTGCACACTTGTAAACTAGAGTTTTACATCaacttttattctttatatacGGATACGGGCAACTCATAAGTCTGATCACTTTACCAATTTAGTCTGCAAATTTAAggggatgtagctcaaatGATAAAGTGCTCGCTTAGCATACGAAAGGCATGGGGAATGATACTCCGCATCtctattttgttatattttgttatattttgttGCATCTAGTTATATTTTAGACCTAAATGAATTATTGCAAATTTTAATCTATAGCTGACATGCGAGAGACATGAGGATTGATACCCTCCATTTCTATATTATTACATATAGTTATATTTTTGGACTTGATTAAATAGACGGAAGactataaaaagaaatcataatgaattattacaaattttagtGTATAAATTCAAGGAGACGTAGATGAAATGGTAGAGCGCTAGGCACCCtagaaaaagttaaataaatggTCGTAAAATTTagtctataaatttaaattaatcccaaaatatttaattttgtatcattaaTATGTTTGAAGATTGTAGTgatgtattaaataaaaatattattttcattaatatttcaatttaatttaataattcaataatctaaagatttattaaatataaattggataaaaaagaaattaacaataataagTCATTAAAAAGTTTTCTTGCTACGAAAGTCATTTTGATGACAGCACTAGTAGACGCTCCTTGCATAGAGAGCCACCAAAtcttgctctctctctctgggtCTTGCTCCGTCGGAATTGAATTGGTGAAGAACCAAGAATCTACAAAGCAATACAAAAATGGTGAATGAGCAATCGGTTATGGCCGTCATCAGGGCAACTAGGCCTACCTTTCGCAATGACAACGACAAGGTCGCCTTTGCGGTTCACGCCATATTTCTCGCCTCCGGCTGCGTGCTCACTGCCACCGGACCTCCTGCTTTTACTGACGCCGCCTTTTCTTCTCCCTCAAAGGGTATCActtctttcttgtttattgaaaaattaaaaattcttcCCATATTTAGTATTTCTGAGTCTTGGATTGGGGTTTAGATGAAATTAGTATCGAGGGCTGGAACGAATTAGAGGATGAGTACGCATACGTTTACGCAAATCTTGAAAAGGATTCTAACTGGAAGAAAGTGATAGTGAAGTGCCTGGTGATGAACGGGAAATTGCTTATTGATGCCTTGACTGATGAGAATTCCGAGCCGCTCCATCTTGAAATTGAGTACGCTTTCCCagatatcatatatatatatatgtgtattgGCAAATTAGTACGTTGTCCTGTTTCGGTATTGAGTGTTTTTTTGTTCCTATTGTTCTTTTAGCGTTGAAGACATCGTCAATCCGAATGGGGGAAGTAACTATTCAACGCAGTACAGAAATTTGGATACTCTGGTGAAACGCTTGGGCTCGGGAATATTCTCAAAATTGGGTGGTTATTCGAAAGCCACGACAAGTAATCCAGCAAGGTAGTGATTAGATCAGTAATCAACACGTACggttattttaattcttcatttttcctgATGTTATTGAGACGATTACTCTCTTTTGTGATTCTTATTTCTTGGCGTGTTATAAATATGAATCGAAATTATGTCTCTGGTAATCGTTCTTTAATCTGGTTCTTGGCGGTCTACATGCTTTTTGCAGGGCTGAGAGTGAGAGTAGTGAAAGATCATCTGTAGTTGTAAATAAGCCTACTTCTGGAATTCCTGAGCTTCCTGGTCCACTGCTCGATCCTTCCGGGTCTTTCTCTTTATCCACACTTGCGCAACCACAAAATGTCATGACATAATTTGAGAAATATGTTGGGTCTTGACTTGAGTTCTTAACTATTGTATGCTACCATGATTTTACGTTTGTGTTGGGTGCTATTATCACTGTCTCCAACATTCAGATTTGCTAGTTTTTAAGTTTCTAACAGTAATTTGAATGCATTTTCTTTATGATATCTTGTTTTCCCCTTTATGGTTAgatcaagaagataatggtTTATATGCTTTGTGCTTTGATTGATTTGATACCCAGTTCCTCTTAGTGGTTTATAGGCTTTGATTGATTTGACACAAGAAGATAATGGTTTCCTTTGAGAGAGATTGTAATAGTCTTACTTAACGTGCAGGAATTGTTTTTGCTGAATTATTGTGACGGTCAAATATTTAATGGCAAGCATTTTGTGCCTTCGTCCAATCCTTAATTGTATCAATTTAGGAATTTTCGAAGGTTCCATgtttacaaataatttatctaTGAACCTGTATCCcatgagtgagtgagtgagttgACATAGTCTGAATGTGGCTGTTTTTGCTTTTCTCTTAGAGTTGTAATTCCTCCTATTAATCCCTTTGGTGGTGGCGATCTTTTTCCTGGACCTGGTGCTGGAATGTACCCTGCTGggtaatttatttaagtttgtCGATCATTTGTGTACGTAtgtgtaacagtccaagcctaccgctagtcgatattgttttttttttgcattccctcaaggtttttaaaatgtgtttgtgagaggtctccacaatcttaaaaagaatgtttgttcccctctccaatcgctgtgggatctcacaatccaatccccttcgaggctcagcattctcgttggcactttatactctctctaattgatgtgggatctcacatcgattgaagaggggaatgaaacattttttataaaggggtggaaacttctccctagcagacgtgttttaaaaaccttgagggaaaactcgaaaagaaaaatacaacgagaacaatatttgccaATGATAGACTTTGACTATCATAGTACGATTGTCATCGGCGCAAAATATCatgttaattttgtttttatgttttttttttccaattgatTACAGAGGTGGTTTAAGCGGCGATGGGAGCATGCTTTTAGGTTGGTGAATTGTTAAGTCTTCTAGTACTAGATTGAAAATAAGCGTAATTTCACTATTTTATCATGCAGGACCTAATGACCCGCGATGGTTAGGAGTTGGTAGAGGACCTGGATTTGAAGGCGGGCAGCCGTGAGTCAAttagctctctctctcactcatATAGACACACACAAACACTCACCTTTGCATTATGACTGCTGCTAATTCCAAGTATCTTGAAACAGGGGTGTTCCTCCAGGTGCTCGTTTTGATCCATATGGTCCACCTGGTGTTCCTGGTTTTGAACCCTTTCGGTTTGTTAGGTATATGGAATTTTCCTTACCGTGCCATAGCATATTGGGGCGGGGGCTCTCTCTTTGAATCATTAATTTCTATCAGCGTTTATCATTTGCTGAATGCCTGCTTTGACAACGACTAAATTCAAACCATGTATCTTGGCATGCTAAATTAGGATATGTTCATAGAAACAACTTGTTTCTGAATACATGTTGTATGGAGCGGCAGAGTAATGAATTAACTGGgatgcttcttcttcttcttcttcttcttcttcttcttcttcttcttcttcttcttccctttgtTACAGAAATCCTGGGAGACCTGGAGGGGGAACTCATCCGGACCTGGAGCATTTTGGAGACGGTTCAGATTTCATATAGTCCGCCATAGTTATAAAGCTCTGAAAGTTGTTGAAAGttacttttttcttctgttttagGTGGCCAGTAATGACTGTACGTACGGTGAATATAGGAATGGTGTTTACTGAATTTTACACGTGTCaaaaaacattttaacttCAAACTTTTACAcccatataaataataatgtatgTATTTTACCTATTATATTATTCTCTTGctatatttagttatttataaatacatatttgtacacaaaatatatatattagctgcatttttttttcatgatttaGTTGCGGAAACCTAGTGTGgcatttgttattatttttattaaaaataatagtttcctaattattaaataaaaaaatgttttaattttttctataatCATTGAATAAAAGGTATAATATTTTTGGTTTATAAACTATCCAGTATTTCATTTGAAGTCTAGATATAAAAAATTGTCATTTAAACTTTCCTATATTATTTTGTCAATCTTAATAAACATTTGTTGCAAGGAGCGAGGTgtgcatttattttattttattttattttattttcttgcacAAATCTAAATTAAGGGCATGATTAAAAgtgatattcaaatttattttgttccaCAACTTTACGTTCAAAATCgcttttaaaatcaaattttgaaatcaatcaatttttttattttgaattattaaatatttatttataggtgaaatatataaatcaattttatacaTATCACatagaaaaaaacaagaaaataaattatattttatttaattatatatatcttatttttacCAGCCAATATCAGtcggggatgtagctcagatggtagagcgctcgcttagcatgcgagaggtacggggatCGATACCCCGCATCTCCAATATTTTGGCtattatatcaatttattttggtattaaacaaattctatttatttccGAATATTCTTCAATCatgtgggcgtgccggagtggttatcgggcatgactagaaatcatgtgggctctgcccgcgcaggttcgaatcctgccgctcacgtttttgtcatttttattttgttttcctcttttcaattattcCATTAATTGGTATAAACTGAACTTCATTTTTGGGATTCTAAGctgttttttaaatacatcATCTCAATATTCTAAGCTATTTTTCAAACACTTCAtctgaaatattaataaactgAAATACAATCAgccataattttcttaattttaattatcattttgtttggttcatttttgggcttattgaatatttattgGGCATCTGATTATActctttggtttttttttttaattaatttctttagtccgttaaactatttaattaaattttttatatgttttgtaTTTAGCAAATTTATACACCCAAAAATTCACTTGgccatttaatatttaattattgccTCTAAAATTTGATATCTACTACCacaattgttattttattgtaCCAATTCGATTAAAATGAcacataatatataatttaatatttaatcatttttttttcacgttgagatttgaataaaattacCGTACTTTCTATACTTAGCCCGTCATAAGCCTAGAcacctttcaatttttaaaccATAGTTGCATGTTTGAATGTTCgagtaaataaattaacttgCTTTGAATTGTTAAATCTTGGGTACATAATTACTCTAGTTCCTCTTATTAATCTCACATGTGGTCATTAATAGAGTCTAAAACTTAAACTTACttcttaatattaaaatggtatgatttgaaaatttacgTTTGAAAATTTACGATTGCAAATTTACATAAGAATATTACTCCGTCTTAATTAAGAACTAGagaccaaaaataataaaaacattcgAACAATTAAAGCCTAGAGTAAAAAttgatgaaacaaaaaaatcaattgattttgacccaaaaaaaaatttatgtaagATGGATGTGACGATACTCAAAGAAActttaaactaaataatattgtttcaACAACAGTACCTGaaggggatgtagctcagatggtagagcgctcgcttagcatgcgagaggtacggggatcgataccccgcatctccaactttttggttatttaaatttgtttttatatttaagaaattgttttatttccgaatattcttcaacatgtgggcgtgccggagtggttatcgggcatgactagaaatcatgtgggctttgcccgcgcaggttcgaatcctgccgctcacgcttttttgctttttcctcgttatttttcctttttcgcCGCGCACGTTCTCTTTGAAAGActgaaattcaattattcatttttatttttaatctggGGACGAGTAATATATTTGCAAGAAATTTTACTTCATCTttctcaattaattatttaaattttattttttagttttcataaCCTTTCAACTTAAGAAAGATACCAATTATatctttataattataaataaaaaagaagcaagaaattaaaatattcgtATTCCTTATTCTTTCCCACATCAATATTAGAATGTTCACCGCCAAGAacctgactttgataccaccTATAATACCAAAGACCACCGTtagctgatattgtctgctttagcatgttacatatcgtcgttagcctcacaatttttaaaatgcatttgttaggaaaaagttttcacacGGTTATAAGTAAtatttcatttccctctccaaccgatacaGGATCTCTCACACCATTAGTTTAACTCCTCGATAAATATTTACTGGTAAGGGTTACACTTTGTGAGTACCCTATGATTAGTGTTTCACATCCGGAGTTGAAATCGATGTTTCCAGCAAAAACTCAACATCAGTCCGACGAAACAATGTAGCGGCAAAGATAGGCGGCGACAACTTCCTTCACGTGCAAACAATGAGAAATGGATGCAGTTGGGCATGCGAGAAGAGCTTGTCGTTGATGGTAGTGTAGGAGGGCGACAATGGTGGATTGTGTTGGGTGACATGATGGTCTAGGTTGGAGCAAAAACATGCACACAACCGTTTATGGAAAATAGgtataaacatgttttaaatgtcTAAATCGattcaattaaaaagtttagaatttaaatCGATAAGTTAAATGGAAATTCGTGAAACTagaaagataataataatatatatgctATTAAAGATAAGATGATTGAGTGTTGTTTTCTGTCACCCTGTTGGCGTCCCATGAAGAATAGACAATTTGAATGTTAGAAATGGCATCCCATCTTTTATTGCCCAAAATAAGAAATGGATCTCTTACGCTTTTCTTTTATGGAAACCATTTCTATAGATATGGAAATAAATTCAAGTTGCCCaaccttttcatttaataCCAATAGATTTCGTTCTATtaagatttttcttcttaggacttatctaaaattttaaaacgcgtctatgttgaggattattgggagtgagtcccaccgTGAGTTCTAAAAGTGattaaagtgtcgaacaaagggtgtactttgttcaagggctccagagaaaggagttgagcctcgattaaggggaggctatttgagagctccataagcctcaggggatgcttatagtgtactttgctCGAtgagaggattgttgaggataaTTGAGACTAAGTCctacattggttaatttagtagaAGATCATAGATTTACGAGTGAGGAATATTATCTTCATTGGTttggtatgaggcttttttgggaagcccaaagcaaagtgatgagagcttatgctcaaagtggacaatatcataacactgtagagagtcgtgattcctaatagtATACTAGGAAAAGAGTTCTACATCTTACAAAATGTTGGTTTTAATGGCAAGAGTTAAGTTTATTGCtgacaaatattgttctctttctaCATCTTACATCTTACATCTTACAAAATGTTGTTTCGGTTCCATTTCCAATGGATGTGAGCTctc includes these proteins:
- the LOC111804528 gene encoding probable proteasome inhibitor isoform X3, which codes for MVNEQSVMAVIRATRPTFRNDNDKVAFAVHAIFLASGCVLTATGPPAFTDAAFSSPSKDEISIEGWNELEDEYAYVYANLEKDSNWKKVIVKCLVMNGKLLIDALTDENSEPLHLEIDVEDIVNPNGGSNYSTQYRNLDTLVKRLGSGIFSKLGGYSKATTSNPARVVIPPINPFGGGDLFPGPGAGMYPAGGGLSGDGSMLLGPNDPRWLGVGRGPGFEGGQPGVPPGARFDPYGPPGVPGFEPFRFVRNPGRPGGGTHPDLEHFGDGSDFI
- the LOC111804528 gene encoding probable proteasome inhibitor isoform X4, coding for MVNEQSVMAVIRATRPTFRNDNDKVAFAVHAIFLASGCVLTATGPPAFTDAAFSSPSKDEISIEGWNELEDEYAYVYANLEKDSNWKKVIVKCLVMNGKLLIDALTDENSEPLHLEIDVEDIVNPNGGSNYSTQYRNLDTLVKRLGSGIFSKLGGYSKATTSNPARGGLSGDGSMLLGPNDPRWLGVGRGPGFEGGQPGVPPGARFDPYGPPGVPGFEPFRFVRNPGRPGGGTHPDLEHFGDGSDFI
- the LOC111804528 gene encoding probable proteasome inhibitor isoform X1, whose product is MVNEQSVMAVIRATRPTFRNDNDKVAFAVHAIFLASGCVLTATGPPAFTDAAFSSPSKDEISIEGWNELEDEYAYVYANLEKDSNWKKVIVKCLVMNGKLLIDALTDENSEPLHLEIDVEDIVNPNGGSNYSTQYRNLDTLVKRLGSGIFSKLGGYSKATTSNPARAESESSERSSVVVNKPTSGIPELPGPLLDPSGVVIPPINPFGGGDLFPGPGAGMYPAGGGLSGDGSMLLGPNDPRWLGVGRGPGFEGGQPGVPPGARFDPYGPPGVPGFEPFRFVRNPGRPGGGTHPDLEHFGDGSDFI
- the LOC111804528 gene encoding probable proteasome inhibitor isoform X2, translating into MVNEQSVMAVIRATRPTFRNDNDKVAFAVHAIFLASGCVLTATGPPAFTDAAFSSPSKDEISIEGWNELEDEYAYVYANLEKDSNWKKVIVKCLVMNGKLLIDALTDENSEPLHLEIDVEDIVNPNGGSNYSTQYRNLDTLVKRLGSGIFSKLGGYSKATTSNPARAESESSERSSVVVNKPTSGIPELPGPLLDPSGGGLSGDGSMLLGPNDPRWLGVGRGPGFEGGQPGVPPGARFDPYGPPGVPGFEPFRFVRNPGRPGGGTHPDLEHFGDGSDFI